TTTCTTTTCATCTTCCATAATCAACCCTCAATTATGTTTAGTATTACCCGGTTTATCTTGACCGGTGATTAAATATATGCCACATGTCTGTCGTTTCTCCTCGCAATTATTCAAAAATGAATGGGACAGATCAGGTGGCACTTTGATACATTGTACATATCTGTTATATCTATGTTGGAAGAATTCAGTTGCCATTTTCAAAACCTGACAACAGATTTCTGCAATTTCTATTAGTTTGTCAAAGCAAGAAAGTCAACAAATTTTTTGCTTTACTGAGAAGAATTATGCTTAATTATCAATATCTCTAATTCGATCCTTTCTCATTTAAACAAGTTATTCAAGTTAGAAGCGCAATGTGATCTACCATGAAAAACAACCTCAATCTTCTTGCAGCAACAATCAGGCGACTTCGATCTGAAAACGGATGTCCCTGGGACAGACGACAGACTGAATCTTCTTTAATCCCATACCTGCGGGAAGAGATGGAGGAACTCATCAGTGCTGTTGAACACGAGGATTATTCCAACATGTGCGAGGAGCTTGGGGACCTTCTTTATCTTGTTATGATGATAACTGAAATCAATCGGGAAAAAGGTCGATTTGATTTTTCCACTGTTGCAGAATCGATTAACGAAAAACTTATCAGACGACACCCCCATGTTTTTGCTGGAAAGCCCTATGAAAATGAGAATGATCTCAAAAAACAATGGGAAAAAATCAAGGCCGAAGAAAAAGAAAAATCAATTGACACCAATCCCTCCTAATTGTATTATACGCAGTTTTTATCGTTAGGCAATTTATTTATGCAGCAATCCCTGCTGCCCTTCTTGCTCGTGGTTCATAGATACACTGTGAACACGGGCCGAGAACTGCGGAAGCGCTCCGCAAACAAATTACAGTCCATAAGGAGGAACTGATGCGCAGATATGAAACAATTTATATTCTTCGCCCGAATCTTGGGGAAGAGGAGATCAACAAGGTAGTTGATTATGTTGGTCAGATCATAACAGATGAAGGTGGAACTGTTATTGACCTCAACAAATGGGGCATGAAAAAACTTGCCTATCTCATCAAAAAAGAGAGTCTTGGGTATTAC
The DNA window shown above is from Desulfomarina profundi and carries:
- a CDS encoding MazG nucleotide pyrophosphohydrolase domain-containing protein, which gives rise to MKNNLNLLAATIRRLRSENGCPWDRRQTESSLIPYLREEMEELISAVEHEDYSNMCEELGDLLYLVMMITEINREKGRFDFSTVAESINEKLIRRHPHVFAGKPYENENDLKKQWEKIKAEEKEKSIDTNPS